The sequence AACTGTTAAGACATCATGAGCTCAAACCTCTGAAGGCACAACAGAGGCGAATGCTCATTATTGCTACACAAACTGCAACAAAAGACGCCGGGACATGATTgtattttttgacttttcaaaaaTCAGTTACAATGTGTAGTCACAGAGACGaatttacataaacattttaattcaaatgacaTTTCTTTACCGTTTAATTGTAAAATTGTTGAGGCTCTTTCTCCAAAGCAAATGTAATGAAGTTCTTTTTGCACAGGCCCTGTCACAGTACTGTACGGGTCAATGGGCTGACAAAGATGAGGGTATGATCAGTCTTTTAGGCACTGACTAAAAGTTGGAAAAAATCCCAGCACATGTTAGAACCCAAATACATTCATGTCTCCTCTTTATAACTGCTCAGTATATAAAAAAGTGATTATCACCCAGTGGTCACACATATAGTTAAATTACACTAACAAGGCTGAAAGGCTTTTGCGTCTAATGTCTTATCTACTACACATTAATAATAGAGCATTCCCTTGGTTTCACTTCAGTCATTACATTCATAAAAACGCAACATATTGCACAAACATTGAAATTATTTCATggaaatacacagttttaacaAGCAATACTAGGAAATCacatgagagaaagagaacacaAGATCCTTTTGGTGTTACAGTATGCATCATTAAGTTGTTTAACCTGTTAGCACATGCGTGTGTTTCCCACTGAATGGATGTTTACCAAAAAATGTCCACATTCACACAGGGCAGTGGGGTTTTCCAAAGATAAAACTATCAAATCTGTCAGCCTGTGAATCAAAACCCTCCGTCACAGTGGATCTCTTTCCGTTCAGAATCTAAGAACACTTAATTTCAGAGTGCCTAATGCCCTGATGTTATGGAGTTTAtattagaaatgaaaatgaatgtgtttccCTGTTAGAATGTGTTTCAGCGGATGAACAAATGACATCTGCATTGAGTAGAACTGAGGTAGATCGAATTAGGAGacaaattatttaaacaaactGGTACACAGGAGACTTGATGCAGACCACACAGGAAATGCTGAGCTTCTGCTGCTTGATACTATAGAGTAGACTGAGGCTGGAAAAAGCCTTCAGTCCAGTCTGTTCAAACATGTTCAAGTCAATTTTTCCAAGTTCATGTCCTTCCCCAAATCTGAAAACAATCAATAATATCATCGAAGTGTAAATAATCTTTGGGTTCCACTACCAGCTTTCAAAATATTCCTGTCCAGCCTTATTTAAACTGTATCAGATAATAATGACATTAAAAGCTCCCAATATTTAAGTCATTCTCCCTCTGTCTACAAATCCAGCCACTGAAGATGGACCACGAATGCAGACTCACAACAAAACGAATGCCACCATGCTAAGTGCTaacaactgaaaatacaaaaggtTACAGAGAAATTTCTACCGTTATATCAGAACTGTGGTTTCAAGTGACTTACAGATGAGCCTGATAGTTTCTAATCAGGACAATGCAGTGCTTTTACAATAAAATTGCTGTTTTCTAGAGAACTAttacataattattattattatagtagaACAAACAGCAAACCCTGAAGGATTTTTCATCAAACCTGGTGCCCTCTATCATCCAAATTCAGACTAGTCAAAATTTCCCAAAGATTTGCTATGAGAGGAGAAAATACCATTATGTCCAGGTTGGTGCTGCTAATGTAAGAGCACTCACTCTCGCATTGTTGTTTAAACGTGTTAATTTTTACTTTATACATTACAGTTTTAGTCTaaaattattttgcttttacCTCTCAAGCTTATGCATATATGTGGAAATGACAATACAGCTGCCCTTGAAAGCTTGAGCTTGTGTAAAAACCAGACACCTCCATGTACAGGTGTGTAGAGCAGTACAGCAGGTTTTGTGCTAGAGGGCAGCACAGCGTTTCTAGCAAGCTTTCAgtggtctgtgtttttgttgagtCATCACAGGTGGTGAAGCAAGGATGGAAGGTTGAAATGTTGTGGCATTACGAAAACTGAATGGTTTTACTGTGAAATCAGTAGAAATTACAACAGacatatgtattttaaaacaatctaaaattgaaatgaactttgaaaacaaatgaaataccTCATACTTCCACtagattaaaattaaaagacaagaaaagaaaagaaaaaaaaaaacctgtttagAACCAGCTTCTCTGTGCCACATTGGCACCGAGTTACAAGTGATTTCCCTCTGGgctgattaaaatgaaaatggctTGTGCTTCAACGAtctttgcagatgttttctgtATGCCGTAAGTATGCAAATAAGGCAACTGTTGAGCGATGAGCATGTTTCCCTGCATGCATTGGGGTCGGGCCAGAAGGGCCCAATCCAGTTTTAGTGGGCGTTGCCATTTCCGTTCATGTGGctggtgtttgttttgatcTCAGTGCTGTAGAGACAGTCCAGGAAACCTCGGGAGACCTCAGTCACCATGGATCTGTCTGGGATGGACTGGGCCATACCATAGATTGCTCCCTGAGAAGCAGGAAGACAAGTGTGTGTACAAGTACAAGttattaaaagaaagaaaaaacacatgctTTTCTATTGTTGGTATAACCACCACTTCCACAACTTGACAACTTTTGCTAGTATTCGCCTACATTTCCCAGCATACCATTAAACAAGTCCTAGAGAAAAGCTTTTCAGATCTGCATGCACATACTCTGGAGGGAGCAAGAAATATGGTTGGCCTAGGGCTTCTCGAAGTCTGACAATAATCAAGACATATCCCCTCTATGCATCACCTGCATCCCTGTAACTTTGCTGTACTCTCCTGGGTGTGCAGGCCTCACTGTTACAGCCTAGTTAATTGAAATTAAACGAGTAAATAAAACTGTCTCatgaataaaataactgaaattgcaaaatacacaaagaaattcaaaaataaaccCAAAATGTGTCCATTCACGTACTCTCTATTATGGATTATTTTAAGCTGCAGCCTACACAACTTAAGATCCTgctgtttaaaatgataaaactcaGGAAGTAGGCCATTGTGAACACAGTATGAAACACTCATGTGTCAGTCTTTATAAAGACTACTTTAACATGATAACTAATTATTGAATACCAACGTGAATATGCTCTTAGTGTCTATTATATCAGGTACACCTGTACAGACTAATGCAGTACAACACTTTTACTacataaaacaacttttatGATGCTGATAATGTTTAGTTTTGCTTGATACCATCACAAATGTATGATTTCAGTTATACAGCATAGCACTGAAGTCTTAGTGGTGTTACCCTAAACTGTGTTTCTAATATGCTGCTCTTGTCATGTGTACATGGGGAGGACAAAACTTCACATCTCAGTATAATATCATCAGTACAACAATACTTTTAACTAGGGCctcagtaataaaaatatcacataaaAGGTAGaatttatggcagagtggctgAATTGAAATGCATTTGATTGTACAGATGTACCTATTAAAATGCTTTTGAATATTGAGTGCATGAGTGTGACTTCATTAGTAGTGTGAGCAGAGCTAGCTCACCATTCCTGTGGTTTTCTCTTTGGGATTCTTCATGATGATAGCAACCTGCTCTCTGACATCACGAATAAACTGATCAGTGACACCCGGCTGGGTGTGCAGAACTGTGCAACAGATGTGGATGCTGTGAAGGAGGAGATGATACGTTGATACAACAGTAAACATTTGTCATATCAATCTGTCCATTTACTactatttgttttatatttacctGGATGGGAACTGCAGTGTGTTCAGATTCCAGCCCTTAGACGTCAGTGCATTAGACAGCCGGAAAATATCGAAAACATCTGAGCCTATTGCCACCACTGACACCTCTGGAtctccaaacacaaacactcctTTTATCTTGCGGATTCTATCAATGAGAAAAGAAAGACGAATAACTGTTAGAGATGATACGACAAATTATGCTTTTGCTATTGTTTATGTAGCACAAAATGACTTCGATATCCCTGAACTGAGCCTTTTactctgttttgatttttcgCGCCGTGCTGATGATCTTCCTGGTGGCATCTACGTATCTGTTCTCTCCCATGTAAATCATAGTTGCCCAGCAGGCGGCGATGATTCCTCCTGGCCTGGAGCCTGCTACAGATGGCGACGCGTAGATCCCGCCCTGCCAGTCTGGAGCTACATAGTACTGGTAGTGACGGTACTTTTTATCACTGTAAAGGATCACTGATGAACCTTTGGGGGCGTAGCCATACTGGAGAGGAATGTGACACACATcacaatattaaaataactaTGAAAGTACAGTCTGAAGCCCTTTTAAGACTAGAACTGGCCTTTAAATTGATTACTGTGTAACACATAGAATGCATGAATTTGTTATTAGATATCATAtcttctgtgtttattagttcggaaacaaaaaaacatgagtAACTAAGATCAAAAGAAGCACTGACTGCATTAAAACAGCCACTCCTTACCTTGTGAGTGTCTGCAGAGATGCTGGTAACACCTTTTACCCTGAAGTCAAATGGGGCAAGTGGGTACCCAGCCTTGGCCATAAAAACGATGAGAAAACCTCCCAGACAGGCATCCACATGCAGTGGGACGTTGTAGCGCACAGCCAGCTGGAACATACCGAGGGAAAGTGTCAGATCTgactttcctgtttttatttcagaacACATTTAGAAggaaaatgtttcactacttcTTCTTCTGACCTTTGCTACTTCTTCAATGGGATCTATGATTCCATGAGGAAACTGAGGCGCTGAGCACACAAGCATGGCCGTGTTCTTGCTGATGGCTCTCTTCATAGccttgaaaaagaaaacatgctgaTAACTAATGTCCAAGAACAGCAGACAATTAGCACAGTGTCTGTGTATCACCTACTCTCACCTTCACATCTACTTTCATAGTTTTCTTGTCAAGGGGAATGTGAACAAGTTTCATCCCAAAGTAATGTGCTGCTTTGTCAAAGGCTGCATGGACACTCACTGGTGCAAGActtcacaaacaaaacacaaaaataatgttaCAGCTTTCTCAAGCAAACAAATTCGAGAACAAACCTTGACACAGGCCTGTGTCTTATAAAGCACATCTTACATTTCAGGGTATTTGATGCCTCGTTCATATGCCATATCTCTGTACGCCTTGCAGGCCATGAGAATGCTCTCGGTTCCTCCCGAAGTCACCTGAGCAAAGCAGAAGTAAAGATATTGGGTCTaacttttcttatttttcacacattttggaAGCATATGCTATATAGTGACTCACTGTGCCACAGGAGTTAGGTCCACCGTGGAAAAGTGTACAAGCCATTCGAACAACCTCCGCCTCCATCTTTCTTACCCCAGGAAAGATGTCTGGGTGAAGGGGGTTGCTCCATGCAAAATCTCCATACACCTAGTAACATGAGAGGTACAGAGTTGCATAAActccagtttgttttttttaacaaacacagGCTGGCAGTAATCTTATTTAAAGGAACAGAAGTTGTTTctcaaaaatcacaaaaaagaaacaaaaaataactttgtcaaaatgtattcAAGTTCGACCTTGACTGCCCATGCTTGGAATGCCAAATTCCAGAGATGTATAAAAGGATGCGTACCTTCACCAGCAGTTTGGTCAGCGTTTCATCTCCCCAGTAGACTGTACCAGACACACAGCCTTTCTCCCATTGTACCTCATCTGCAACGACACAGCGTCATTTCAGAGATCATTGCTTTTCTCCAACTAAATCTCTTATGAAAGAGAGATGAGATTTCTTCTGAGTAATGAAACTTCACACTGAGCGTTAACACTGATGCTCTGTAGGAAGTGACATGAAAAGACAAGTGATCCATGAGGCAAAGCACAGGGATGGATGATGACTTACTCAGGCTCTTGTATTCTTTGATTTTCTCCAAGACTTGGCTCTGAGAGAGACCTGTAAGGGGCAGCTCTTTAGTGTAGCTCATCCCATCCTTAAGAGTAAACAGACTAGCCGACATGTCATCCAAAGCCTTGTTCAGCTGGCTCTGAATCTGCCATAAAGAGAGGGCAGAGTCACTTTCGAGGCTGGAACAGTCTCTGCATGCAGTAAAAATAACTACCAAGAATAGAGTAACTATGTTTCATACTGAACACGACAACATGTCCATTCTGCTATCAATATTTCATGTCAAGTTCTCGATACAGCCTGAAACCGGACTCTCTGCTTGTGACGTGATGACCAGAAGTAACCTCACTGTTATCACCAGTGCATGATGGTAAATGTGCCAAAGGTCTGTCCCCCCCTCCCAAAACTCCCCTGCATGCTGCACTCAGTCATCCAAAAGTGACTCATAAGAGCCTCAGACAACAAGAGTCAGTACACATCTGCTTGGAAAAGAGGAACAGATTTACCACTGATACTTACTGCCATGCCAATAAAGGGTATTTTTCTGATGAGTCGAAAGCCTCGCTTCTTGATTCGGGATAGGAGACCTATTAGCCAAAAACACAAGCCAGCAGCTGTGGTGAAACCTTGGCACACATTCACCCACAAATATTAAACAGCTGACTGTGACCTATAATCACAAGTCAAGACAAGACGTGCTCTGGGGAAATCTGACCCATATTCACAAAGCCTTTTATTCTGACCCTCAAAGCACTGAGTACATGTAGCTAATTTCCTCCATGAAAGCTTCCCTCTCTAACAGCTGTACACGGGTGGAGCTGACCTTGTTCCTGAGGAATTCAACCACTGACTGATTGATAGCAGATCCAGAAAGTCTTGTTAAAGGTATTGCTCTGTCAAACACACTTGAGAAACAAGTACTAGAGGATACTAACTGCATGCCATTCATTATATTGAATAAATTAACTGTGTTTTTTAACCGAAAGCTACTCATTGTTCAGACCACATTTGCAGATTACAGTGCAGCTCGAGATGCTTTGTGAACATGGCCTCTACAATTTTAGGAGGCTGCTAGCCTATTTTGGCTGTTATCATCTCTGATCCATTCTCCAGAAAGCCTGCTTCGGAGCCATCTGTCCCATATGAAACATTTACTTTCTTGCTGGAAGAGGAAACCCTTGACCCAGACTGCTCCCAGCGTGGTGATGACGGCCGCTCCGATGATCTGCCACGGCTCCAGGTCGGCGCAGCGGGAGTTGACCTGCCGTCGGGCCTCCTCCACATACAGCAGGAACATCTCCTTATAGACCTCCAAGGCACtctgaacacaaaaacatatatgatACGTTAAAGCTGTGGGGAATTAGGGGCTGCCTCTAAAAGTCAGTATCTTGTGTTTTACATCAAGCTTTGCGGCACACGttctttttttcagtaattacaCCATAATCAGCACATTAGCTCATGTGACGCTTGCAACACTGGCGAAGTACCCCCCTTATATTTTGAAGTTAGTCAGTCAGAAGTTAGTGATCATTTGATGCCGTCATGACCAATTTATctcaaaatgagaaaaacaattcAAGTCCAGTTACTTTTAGTGAGAATTTCTTGATATAAAACGTGTGATTACATGAGTGCCCACACCTCACATGTTCCTatgcatttacagtataatgAAATATCTGAACATCAAATAATCTAGCACAAAATACATCAGTCCAGGCCCTAAATCTCGATGTTTAATAGATTTTTCATTCGGACAGTTTAACTGCGTGTTGTCTCTGTAAAGGTTGTGCTGCTAACAGTCAAAGTATGCTCAGTAAACAGGCAACTAGACAACTAGAAAGATTTCAGAATGACTGATAATACATGCATCAGAAAAATCattccaacaacagaacaattTTCTCCAGCATTAGAAAATACTTTCACAGTGTGCTGCAGCAACCTGAATGAGTAACATTAACATTGTTTCATAGCCAATTTTATCTATGTATAGCTCAATATCCCAttcaaaaaagaaatgtacttATATTGAAAGACATAGTACAGACATCTACTTCCTTTCGCACTAACACTTTTAGCATTGGGAAAACACTCTCAGCTTAATGGGCGATTATCACCAGACTCCACCCAGCGCccaaactgaaaacaacacatCCAGCAATCAATCAGGAACACACAAGACAGACAGTTCTCCTTTTAAGAGACTGAACTACTGCTGATCTTGTACATTTAGGTCTAAGCCAGATCACCAATAAATGCAAATTTGTCAATCTGAATGCGAATGCAGCAATTTCACAGCCCGAGACGATCTAACTGACTCCTGAATGCTATTTCATAAGAACGGCAAAATTATCTGTTTATCTCTCCCCTGTGGTGTGTTTATGACACAGTGCTGGGTAGGCTGATAGCAAGATCACTGGTTTCTACATCTCAGCAACAatcagaggggaaaaaagcttAAGGTTCAAAAGACAATATATTAAGTAATCACAATTTGTGCTGCCTGAAATACATCACCCCATAAGAGTACAACTAGGCGAGTTGTGCAATGCACACACTGTgctttttatggctttttaaGTTTTTCAATCTTTGTGGACTGGAACTGTGAATTAGAGCTAGTTTCACTTATAAAAAGCATTTTGAGTTTGCTATTAACAAGAGTCATCGGCAGATGTGAACCACagctaacaacaacaacaaaaaatgagaCGAATTATG is a genomic window of Mastacembelus armatus chromosome 15, fMasArm1.2, whole genome shotgun sequence containing:
- the sgpl1 gene encoding sphingosine-1-phosphate lyase 1 — translated: MDYWSALEVYKEMFLLYVEEARRQVNSRCADLEPWQIIGAAVITTLGAVWVKGFLFQQESLLSRIKKRGFRLIRKIPFIGMAIQSQLNKALDDMSASLFTLKDGMSYTKELPLTGLSQSQVLEKIKEYKSLNEVQWEKGCVSGTVYWGDETLTKLLVKVYGDFAWSNPLHPDIFPGVRKMEAEVVRMACTLFHGGPNSCGTVTSGGTESILMACKAYRDMAYERGIKYPEILAPVSVHAAFDKAAHYFGMKLVHIPLDKKTMKVDVKAMKRAISKNTAMLVCSAPQFPHGIIDPIEEVAKLAVRYNVPLHVDACLGGFLIVFMAKAGYPLAPFDFRVKGVTSISADTHKYGYAPKGSSVILYSDKKYRHYQYYVAPDWQGGIYASPSVAGSRPGGIIAACWATMIYMGENRYVDATRKIISTARKIKTEIRKIKGVFVFGDPEVSVVAIGSDVFDIFRLSNALTSKGWNLNTLQFPSSIHICCTVLHTQPGVTDQFIRDVREQVAIIMKNPKEKTTGMGAIYGMAQSIPDRSMVTEVSRGFLDCLYSTEIKTNTSHMNGNGNAH